One Paraburkholderia sp. PREW-6R genomic region harbors:
- a CDS encoding NAD(P)H-dependent oxidoreductase yields the protein MYNFTIPAVLKAYIDHIVRVGSRLSTTSDS from the coding sequence ATGTACAACTTCACCATCCCGGCGGTGCTGAAGGCTTATATCGACCATATCGTGCGGGTCGGGTCACGGTTGTCGACAACGTCGGACAGCTAA
- a CDS encoding NADPH-dependent F420 reductase, whose amino-acid sequence MSYAIIGFGNIGQALAKAFARRGIEVSVATTRDPESFASAAAAIGPTIIPRKLSDAVKADIVFLAVRFESHKDVTNALPNWQGKTLVDVTNAYGVPPEELGGQPSSEAVAQAFPGSRLVKGFNHLGARVLEQDPAVQGGRRVVFLASDDDGAAMEIGALAEKLGFAPIQLGGLSEGGLLVQARGNSWGRLIFKDLTRFD is encoded by the coding sequence ATGAGCTACGCAATCATCGGCTTCGGCAATATCGGCCAAGCTTTGGCCAAGGCGTTTGCCCGCAGAGGCATTGAAGTATCCGTTGCAACCACGCGCGACCCCGAAAGTTTTGCATCGGCTGCCGCCGCGATCGGACCTACGATCATTCCCAGAAAACTGTCGGACGCGGTCAAGGCGGACATTGTTTTTCTGGCTGTTCGTTTCGAGTCGCACAAGGATGTCACGAATGCGCTGCCCAACTGGCAGGGGAAGACTCTTGTCGATGTCACCAATGCCTACGGCGTGCCTCCCGAGGAACTGGGTGGTCAACCTTCTTCCGAAGCCGTCGCGCAGGCCTTCCCGGGTAGTAGGCTGGTCAAGGGCTTCAATCATTTGGGCGCCCGCGTCCTTGAACAGGACCCTGCCGTACAGGGTGGCCGGCGAGTCGTGTTCCTCGCGAGCGACGATGACGGCGCCGCCATGGAGATTGGCGCGCTTGCGGAAAAACTCGGCTTTGCGCCGATCCAGCTTGGCGGCCTTTCGGAAGGTGGGTTGCTCGTGCAGGCGCGCGGAAATAGCTGGGGTCGCCTGATCTTCAAGGACTTAACCCGGTTCGACTGA
- a CDS encoding LysR family transcriptional regulator, with translation MTDLFNDVPAFVAAAEAGSFSAAGRELHLSRSAVGKAVARIEARLGAQLFHRTTRAQLLTEEGRAFLARCVRAMAELREGAALLDAGRDSVRGTLRITMPVLYGRLKIAPLLMHLADAHPELLMELDLRDRRVSLVEEGFDLAIRSGSLGDTVGLSSRVIGRHATVLCASPSLVERVGMLRSLDDLGRYDALVYHRDGWSEPWAFPDDEGRMKLVEPRSRMRAADLGIILDAAVAGRGVAWLPDWLIEEALGTGRLVRLLPDLPARHHDINLLWASASVLPARLQVAITALAGTSEPAPV, from the coding sequence GTGACCGACCTTTTCAACGATGTTCCGGCATTCGTCGCCGCCGCTGAGGCAGGAAGCTTTTCAGCCGCCGGGAGGGAGTTGCATCTGTCGCGCTCTGCGGTGGGTAAGGCTGTTGCGCGCATCGAAGCGCGGCTTGGAGCTCAGCTCTTCCATCGCACCACGCGCGCTCAACTCCTGACCGAAGAGGGCCGCGCGTTCCTCGCCCGTTGCGTCAGGGCCATGGCGGAGCTGCGTGAAGGCGCCGCCCTGCTCGATGCGGGGCGCGACAGTGTGCGCGGAACGCTCCGCATCACGATGCCGGTTCTCTACGGCCGGCTGAAGATCGCCCCACTGTTGATGCATCTGGCCGACGCGCACCCGGAGTTGTTGATGGAGCTTGATCTGCGAGACCGTCGCGTCTCCCTGGTTGAGGAAGGCTTCGACCTGGCGATCAGAAGCGGCTCCCTCGGCGACACGGTGGGCCTGTCGTCCCGCGTCATCGGCCGGCATGCCACTGTATTGTGCGCATCGCCATCGCTGGTCGAACGAGTCGGGATGCTTCGCTCGCTTGATGATCTCGGCCGATACGACGCGCTTGTCTATCATCGCGATGGATGGAGTGAGCCCTGGGCCTTCCCCGACGACGAAGGACGCATGAAACTGGTGGAGCCTCGCTCGCGCATGCGGGCTGCTGATCTCGGCATCATTCTGGACGCAGCGGTTGCCGGACGAGGAGTCGCGTGGCTACCCGACTGGCTGATAGAAGAGGCGCTCGGAACGGGACGGCTCGTGCGGCTCCTGCCTGACCTCCCCGCTCGCCACCACGATATCAATCTGCTCTGGGCCTCGGCGTCGGTTCTTCCCGCGCGGCTGCAAGTCGCGATCACGGCCCTTGCGGGGACAAGTGAGCCGGCGCCTGTCTGA
- a CDS encoding SDR family oxidoreductase — protein sequence MTRLNGKTAVITGGATGIGFAAAQRFIEEGAFVFIVGRRQEALDSALAALGPNARAVNASVSDEADLDRLYAAVKAERGSLDVVLANAGAGSPLPLGQITAEHIDETFDTNVKGTIFTVQKALPLMSAGGSIILTGSSAGTTGAPGFTAYSASKAAVRNLARTWAQDLKGTGIRVNVLSPGATATELAKRSLGEEGQKAYGAMTPLLRMAEPAEIGAVAAFLASSDSSFMTGSEVAVDGGLAQI from the coding sequence ATGACCAGACTGAATGGAAAAACCGCCGTGATTACCGGCGGAGCCACCGGCATCGGTTTCGCCGCGGCGCAGCGTTTTATCGAAGAAGGTGCGTTCGTTTTCATCGTCGGCCGCCGGCAGGAAGCACTCGACAGCGCCTTGGCCGCCCTTGGGCCCAATGCCCGCGCAGTGAACGCATCGGTTTCCGATGAGGCCGACCTGGACCGGCTTTACGCCGCGGTAAAGGCCGAGCGCGGAAGCCTCGACGTCGTTCTCGCCAACGCGGGGGCGGGAAGCCCGCTTCCGCTCGGGCAGATTACCGCCGAGCACATTGACGAAACCTTCGACACCAATGTGAAAGGTACGATCTTTACGGTCCAGAAGGCGTTGCCGCTGATGAGCGCGGGCGGTTCGATCATCCTGACCGGATCTAGCGCCGGCACCACGGGCGCGCCGGGGTTCACTGCCTATAGCGCGAGCAAGGCAGCGGTGCGCAACCTCGCGCGGACATGGGCGCAGGACCTGAAGGGCACTGGCATCCGGGTGAATGTGCTCTCACCCGGCGCGACGGCGACCGAACTCGCGAAGAGGTCGCTGGGCGAAGAGGGCCAGAAAGCCTACGGTGCGATGACTCCGCTGCTGCGGATGGCCGAGCCGGCCGAGATCGGGGCGGTGGCTGCCTTCCTCGCGTCGTCCGACAGCAGTTTCATGACCGGCAGCGAGGTGGCCGTTGACGGCGGCCTGGCGCAAATTTGA
- a CDS encoding nuclear transport factor 2 family protein, whose protein sequence is MSTQNDVQLVKHFFEAIGRGDKQALLAVCAEDIEWIIPGENWPLAGTHRGHAGVAGVLQKASQEVEMTSPEPPEFVAQGERVMVLGVATGRIKATQKPFKDDFVFAFTVRNGKITKIREYVDTQALARASEKDASGQA, encoded by the coding sequence GTGAGTACTCAAAACGATGTACAGCTTGTGAAGCATTTCTTTGAAGCGATCGGCCGCGGCGATAAGCAAGCTCTGCTGGCGGTATGTGCCGAGGATATTGAATGGATCATACCGGGCGAGAACTGGCCGCTGGCCGGCACACACCGCGGGCACGCGGGCGTGGCGGGTGTGCTTCAGAAGGCGTCCCAAGAGGTGGAAATGACATCGCCGGAGCCTCCCGAGTTCGTGGCGCAGGGAGAGCGCGTCATGGTCCTTGGTGTCGCGACGGGGAGAATCAAGGCTACCCAAAAGCCGTTCAAGGACGACTTTGTCTTCGCCTTCACCGTTCGAAACGGCAAGATAACGAAGATCCGGGAATACGTCGACACCCAGGCTTTGGCGCGGGCCTCGGAGAAGGATGCGTCCGGGCAGGCGTAG
- a CDS encoding helix-turn-helix domain-containing protein: MRADAQKNYSHLLAVAHDVVAEHGVDASMRDIARRAGVGLATLLRHFPTREALFEALLCTNLDELTQKAGELETSESSDEALLSWFREWIAFAQSYRGVVALMAAAHTNPDSALYASCAAVHSASARLLLRAQAEGMARDDMNGDDLFGLMAALGWLVDLPSFSPRADHLVHLITSAILTKRPENEVKKKVAKKAVR; this comes from the coding sequence ATGCGAGCCGACGCCCAGAAAAATTACAGCCATCTACTTGCAGTTGCGCACGACGTTGTCGCCGAGCACGGTGTCGACGCGTCGATGCGAGATATCGCCCGCCGGGCTGGCGTCGGGCTGGCTACTTTGCTACGTCATTTCCCGACGCGAGAAGCGTTGTTCGAAGCGTTGCTGTGTACGAATCTGGACGAACTGACGCAGAAGGCCGGCGAACTCGAAACGTCGGAATCATCCGATGAAGCACTTCTGTCCTGGTTTCGCGAATGGATCGCCTTTGCGCAAAGCTATAGGGGCGTTGTTGCGCTGATGGCGGCGGCGCATACCAATCCGGACTCTGCGCTTTACGCTTCATGCGCAGCGGTGCATTCAGCGAGCGCACGACTGTTGCTGCGTGCGCAAGCCGAAGGGATGGCACGTGACGATATGAATGGTGACGACCTGTTCGGCTTGATGGCAGCGCTCGGCTGGCTCGTCGATCTGCCCTCATTCTCGCCACGGGCAGATCATCTCGTTCACCTTATTACGAGCGCCATACTGACAAAACGGCCTGAGAACGAGGTCAAAAAGAAAGTTGCCAAAAAGGCCGTGCGCTGA
- a CDS encoding NAD(P)-binding domain-containing protein has translation MATTMGRHFVGAGHEIVLSSSRGPDALAGLVAELGPAASAGSRQDAAKCDVVVLATNWADAPEALRGIDWSGRILVDGTNAHMGEAPDISADGVARSVAALEGRTSSEIVAKMASGARLVKSISNMPMAWIQDFSPQKPKTVLFVSGDDRDAKALVIQLIHSTGLAALDLGSLAAGGAMQQLGGPLSAVELHFVQRIVR, from the coding sequence ATGGCGACGACCATGGGTCGTCATTTCGTAGGGGCGGGCCATGAGATCGTGCTGTCCAGTTCGCGAGGACCAGACGCATTAGCAGGGCTCGTCGCCGAACTGGGCCCGGCCGCCAGCGCAGGGTCCAGGCAGGATGCTGCGAAATGCGATGTGGTCGTCCTCGCCACGAATTGGGCGGATGCGCCGGAGGCGCTCAGGGGTATCGACTGGAGCGGGCGCATACTCGTCGACGGGACGAACGCCCACATGGGCGAGGCACCGGACATCAGCGCTGACGGCGTAGCGAGATCGGTTGCCGCGCTGGAGGGCCGCACGTCGAGCGAAATCGTCGCCAAAATGGCGTCTGGAGCCAGGCTGGTGAAGTCAATCAGCAATATGCCGATGGCGTGGATACAGGATTTCTCGCCACAGAAGCCGAAGACCGTGCTGTTCGTGTCAGGAGATGATCGCGATGCCAAGGCGCTCGTAATCCAACTTATTCATTCAACGGGCCTCGCCGCGCTCGACCTCGGCTCTCTCGCGGCAGGCGGTGCGATGCAACAGCTCGGTGGCCCTCTATCCGCGGTTGAATTGCACTTCGTCCAGCGGATCGTTCGCTAG
- a CDS encoding GFA family protein, with translation MFNSPSWENVMQTQMLIGGCFCGNIRYEVSGRKSSPTICHCISCRKAAAAPIVGWFTLDRKDFRLTHGTPRHFASSAPVMRGFCADCGTQLTYTHSAFPDLMDVTTCSLDAPETVFAADHIHVAQKLPWIHLADGLPEHSGRRPRD, from the coding sequence ATGTTCAATTCACCTTCCTGGGAAAACGTAATGCAAACGCAAATGCTGATCGGCGGCTGTTTCTGCGGAAATATCCGTTATGAAGTTTCCGGACGGAAATCGAGCCCGACTATCTGCCACTGCATCTCCTGTCGGAAAGCCGCTGCGGCGCCGATTGTAGGATGGTTTACTCTCGACCGGAAAGACTTCCGGCTTACGCATGGAACACCCAGGCACTTTGCCTCGAGTGCGCCAGTAATGAGAGGTTTCTGCGCAGATTGCGGCACGCAACTGACCTACACTCACTCCGCTTTTCCGGATTTGATGGACGTAACAACTTGCAGCCTCGATGCGCCTGAAACAGTCTTCGCTGCCGATCACATTCATGTCGCGCAGAAGTTGCCGTGGATTCATCTGGCGGACGGGCTACCGGAGCATTCTGGACGCCGTCCGCGAGATTAA
- a CDS encoding nuclear transport factor 2 family protein, with the protein MSTTENVQTVKDFFAAIGRSDREGLLGLAAEDIEWIIPGKDWPLAGTRRGHAGLIDLLETASRSIETSVQPQEFIAQGDRVLVVGFATGTVKATNRTFEDNWIFAITVRDGKLKSIREYIDTQALARASQTDMSGPA; encoded by the coding sequence ATGAGCACTACTGAGAACGTCCAGACCGTGAAAGACTTCTTCGCCGCGATCGGCCGCAGCGACAGGGAAGGCCTGCTGGGGTTGGCCGCCGAAGACATCGAGTGGATCATCCCGGGCAAAGACTGGCCGTTGGCCGGAACGCGTCGGGGACATGCGGGGCTGATAGATCTGCTTGAGACCGCATCCCGATCGATAGAAACGTCCGTGCAACCCCAGGAATTCATTGCGCAGGGAGACAGGGTCCTTGTCGTCGGCTTCGCCACGGGGACGGTCAAAGCCACGAACAGGACGTTCGAGGACAACTGGATCTTCGCCATCACCGTCCGTGACGGCAAACTGAAGAGCATCCGCGAATACATCGACACCCAGGCACTGGCGCGCGCTTCGCAGACGGACATGTCTGGACCAGCGTAG
- a CDS encoding glucose 1-dehydrogenase — MKKLEGKVAVVTGGSSGIGLATARRFVEEGAHVVITGRREKELKEAAAAIERNVTTVAGDVSRLADLDRLYAVVKERHGHIDVLFANAGAGTVAPLAFASEAHFDQTFDVNVKGMFFTVQKALPLFRDGGSIVLNSSVANVKGLPGFTAYAGSKAAVRNFARGWSLELKDRKIRVNCVSPGAIDTPALTTTTGLTAEQAEQAVAQFIAQIPMGRRGMPEELAAAVAFLASEESSYITGIDLPVDGGWAQG, encoded by the coding sequence ATGAAAAAATTGGAAGGCAAGGTTGCAGTCGTCACGGGCGGAAGCAGCGGAATTGGTTTGGCCACGGCCAGGCGCTTCGTGGAAGAAGGTGCGCACGTCGTGATCACTGGGCGACGTGAGAAAGAGTTGAAAGAGGCCGCCGCCGCCATCGAGAGAAACGTTACCACGGTCGCGGGCGACGTGTCCCGCCTGGCAGATCTGGACCGGCTGTATGCGGTCGTGAAGGAGAGACATGGTCATATCGACGTTCTCTTCGCAAACGCGGGCGCAGGGACAGTTGCGCCGCTCGCGTTTGCTAGCGAGGCCCATTTTGACCAGACCTTCGACGTAAACGTGAAGGGAATGTTCTTTACGGTGCAGAAGGCGCTCCCTCTCTTCAGGGACGGCGGCTCGATTGTTCTTAACTCTTCGGTCGCGAACGTGAAGGGGCTTCCAGGATTCACTGCTTACGCTGGGAGTAAGGCCGCTGTGCGCAACTTTGCGCGCGGCTGGTCGCTGGAATTGAAAGACCGCAAAATCCGCGTGAATTGCGTGAGCCCCGGAGCAATCGACACCCCGGCCTTAACGACGACCACGGGCCTGACCGCTGAACAGGCCGAGCAAGCGGTCGCACAGTTTATCGCGCAGATTCCGATGGGCCGCCGGGGGATGCCTGAGGAGCTTGCGGCAGCAGTCGCGTTCCTCGCCTCCGAGGAGAGTTCCTATATCACGGGTATCGATCTTCCAGTCGATGGAGGCTGGGCGCAGGGCTAA
- a CDS encoding helix-turn-helix domain-containing protein: MTTPPEICDTGCGLNATLRIISGKWKPLILFFLRGGPKRYGELKRLIPDVSDKVLIQQLKDLEADRVLARKDYGEVPPRVDYALTPLGRSLAEAIIPLCTWGTEHAAEMASIFAARDVAS, from the coding sequence ATGACGACGCCCCCTGAAATCTGCGACACCGGCTGCGGGCTCAATGCGACGCTCCGCATTATCTCGGGCAAGTGGAAACCGCTGATTCTGTTTTTCCTGCGAGGCGGCCCAAAGCGCTATGGCGAACTCAAGCGCTTGATCCCGGACGTCAGCGACAAGGTGTTGATCCAGCAATTGAAGGATCTGGAAGCCGATCGCGTACTCGCGCGCAAAGACTACGGAGAGGTGCCGCCTCGCGTCGACTATGCGCTGACTCCGCTTGGCCGCAGCCTGGCCGAGGCGATCATCCCACTGTGCACCTGGGGGACCGAACACGCGGCGGAAATGGCGAGCATCTTCGCTGCGCGTGATGTCGCGTCCTAG